The Chitinophaga niabensis genome segment CACCGCTACCAGCCCAACCGGTGGAACATTAACTGCAGCAACGGCCTGCAGGTTGGTGCATGTTTCTATTAAGTATAATAAATAACCGGCCTTTTTCCATAACCTAAAGCAGCTGCACATAGTGCGGCTGCTTTTTTATTGAGTACCTGTCCCCGTTTGGCAGGTCCGGTCGTTATTAGTAAAAAAACCATGAAAGAGTTCGTATTCATCTTCAGGAACACCGTTGATCCTGATCAGAAACCATCACCTGAACAGTTGCAGGCAAAGATGAACTGGCTGGGAAGTATTGCCGCTCAGAATAAACTGGCAGATAAGGGGAACACCTTATCCCTTTCCCTTGCAAAAACAGTGCAGTCTGATATTGTAAGTGATGGCCCTTACACGGAGATCAAGGAATTCATCCTGGGGTACATGATCGTAAAAACTGCTACTATGGAGGATGCTGTGGAATTAGCCAAAACTAATCCCATCATTAAGGCAGGAGGTGTTGTGGAAATAAGAGCAGTATTATAGGAGATGATAAAAACCCTTTAACTATACCGTTAAAGGGTTTTTTATTTATTACCTGATCTGGCCTCGTATAATACCATCAGGATGGATGTTCGTATGTACATTGGTGTATAACGCCTCTGTTTTTACCGCGTTGGCGGCCGCTTCATCCAGCTGCGTCATTTTTGAGATGCCGAAATCTGCGGCGGTAGCACACAATCCTACAAGCACGGCGCCATTTACGCCAGCTGCACCCCTGTGTATATGCGCCATCGTTAATGTTTCTCCGCCCGGGAGATTGGTAACGGTCACCTTTGAATAAAGTTTGCGGTCTACGGTAAGGCGTATCAAAGCAGTACCGGTAGCCGTGGTTACAACAGGCGGTACTTCATTCAGCCCGGTCATGGCCACATCTGCCGCTGCTATGATATCACTGTTCACGGTTCCTCTTACCAGGCCGCCTGGAACCTGGGTAGAATGTACATTGAAGTAAATATCATTTTTGCTGTTCTTCAAACTATCAGCCAGCGACTGGCGCAGGGTGATCTCTCCTGTGGCTGTGGTGCCGCTGAAAGCAGGGAAGTCCTGGATAATAGGGCCATTAGTAACCGGGTCGCCTACATGAAAGTGTGCCATGGTGAGCTGATCGCCTGAAGCGAGGTTTTCCACCCGGAAGGAGTACCTGAGCACATTGTTGCCATATAACTGCATGGTTAATAGCCCTGTTTCGGTCCGTCCGGCGGGCATGGGGTTCTCCAGCCTGGTGTTGAGGGGGATGGTGAATATAATGTCCGGATTGCTGCCATTGTCCTTATTGCAGGATATAGAAGTTAACAGGCTCACTGCTGTTATAGTGAGGATATGGTTGTTTCTCATAACAAGTGGTTTAATTCGTGTAGATATTACAAAAATGGCTCCAAAAAGGTTGTGTGGATTTAGCTGATTGCATTACCCCTATCAGATATAATGCATGTGGAAGGTTTGGAACGGAACCAGGTAAAAACCGGCCTTACCTTAACAAAACAATAAAATAATATGCTCCTGTGTGCTTGAAAATGAATGTATAAGTTAGGAATGCATACAACAAAAAAAATAAATAGAACATTGTGATTAATTGAAAAACCCGCTTATATTTGTCCCAGTCAACGGATAGTAACCTATACCTTAGGATAGAAACCTATGACCCGGTAATTGCAGGAAACCTAATACCTATACAGAAAGAGTTGTGTTTGCCCATTTGGACCTGCCTTTTTTTATTAACACATTTTCATAGCTTAAACATTTGAAGGTCCGTATTACCTTAATACTGTTCCTTAATTTGTTGGCCTGTGCCGGATTTTCTCAATCCATCCTGAAAACAGGTCTGCATAATTATGTCGGAACATGGGGTGAGCCGGATTCGCTGGATGCGTATCAATTCCCTTCAGATACTCTTTATTTCAGTTGGAGAACGGGTAACTGTAAAGGTTTGCGGATGATCCCGCTTTATTTGTACGCAGAGAGAGAAGATACGGTCACCGGAGTGCGCATTCGTTCGAGGAATGACGGATATTTCATGCCTGCAAAAAAACGCACACCATTGATAACGGTACACGGTAACATTATGTATGACCTGTATTATCAGTCCCATGCAGATACACCTTATCTGGAACGGGAGATCTATCAGCATACATTACAGACCACACTGGATATTACCTTGCGTAACCAATATCCATTACGTGTAGCCTTTAGCACTACTAAAAGTAATGCAAGCCTGTTGCGCAGTATTACAGGTCTGAACCTTCAATATACCAATCGTGATTTTAAGAACGCACTGTTGGCTAAAGCACAGGCATGGGATGCGGGTAAGATAAAACAGTGGCAGGAGATACAGGATATGAAACTGCAGCTGAATAAAAGCTGGGATTCACTATACCGTATGAAAAGCTGGTTCAATACACCGGAACAGATACAAAGAATGGTAGAAGCGCGTGAGCGGGAACTATACGGAAAGGCAGGAGGAAAGCTGCCGGAACTCCCCAATAAACCTCATCTTCCTTTAAAAGACCTGCGTAATAAATTGCCCAAACTGCCCTTGGTGAAAGATAGCACGCTGCAAACATTGCAACGGGAATATGAGCTGAAGGCAGCTAAAATTGATTCCCTGCAGAAAAGCATAGCCAAAGCAGAGGCATTATATGAAAAGAAACTGGGCGCATATGGATTGAAGAAAGAAACACTGGTGGGCCTCCTTACCAGGAGGGCCAGCCCTAAAGAGCTCATCAGTCACCTGGAAGGAATGAACCTTCCGGATTCCATATTACCTAAAGGATATAAGACCTTATTGTCGTTACGTACCATAGGCATTGGCAGAACGATGGTGGATTATTCTGAACTCACAGCCCGTAATATCAGTATCATAGGGGTACAGGCAGAGTTGAATCCTTCCTGGTATTTTGCAGTAGCGTCCGGAGCAGTGGATTACCGTTTCAGGGATTTTGTGGTAAACACTAACCGCCAGCGCCAGTATCTCAACGTGGTGAGGGTAGGTAAAGGTATGAAGGACGGGAACAATGTGATCCTGAGCTATTATACCGGAAAGAAGCAGGCTTATAACTTTGGTAACAGCCAGCAGGTAACAGTGCCGGATAACAGGATCATGGGCTTTTCCCTGGAAGGAAGATGGCAATTGGATAAAAATACTTATTTCATTGGCGAAGCTGCGAAATCATCTATGCCATCACATGTGCGCGTGGCCCCGAAAGATGGCCTGGGAGGAAGTATGCTGCGCTTCGCAGACCGTTCCAATGAAGCCTATGCCATATCCTCTTATACATTCATACCCGCTACGGGCACACGCCTGAGCGGTATGTACAAAATGATGGGTGCTAATTTTCAGTCATTTAGTTTGTATGCCTCCGGATCCAAACAGAGTGGCTGGATGCTCAAAGCAGATCAACCCTTCTTTAAACAACAACTCACTATTTCTGCTTCATTGCGGAAGAATACATACACCAGCATTTTTGAAACGTCCAGCTATATGAGCAATACCGTCTTCAAAAGCATTCAGGCTACATTCAGAAGAAGGAACTGGCCGGTGATATCCCTTGGGTATTTCCCCAGCTCACAGCTCATGAAACTGGGAGAAGACAGGTTCATGGAGAACATGTTCTATACGATGACGGGTACTGTAAGTCACTATTATAAATACCGTAATACAGGTATGAACACCATGTTTTCCGGAACAAGGTTTTATAATCGCCAGGCAGACAGCAATTTTGTATACTTCAATAGCACCAACCTGCTGCTGAACCAGGCAATCTTCCTCGGAAAACTTACATTGAACGGCACCGTTTCTTCCGCTACCAATCAGGACTATGCCCTGTTTGGTGCAGATGGAAATGCACAATACAAGATCAGGAGCTGGCTGGATGCAGGTGGCGGATTGAAATACAATTATCAGACAGTTTACCGGTTACGGCAGGTAGGTTATACAGCAAATGTGCGGGTGGATATTCCGAAGATAGGGGAGATTATGCTGATGGCAGACCAGGGGTTTGTACCGGGTGCAGATAAAAAGCTCGTTCCCAATAAAACGGGGAGGCTTACCTATACCAGAATTTTTTAAAAGTGTTCGTAATATGAAGAGATCCCTATGCCTTGCACTGCTCTTGCTGGCCCTGCGTGCCGGGGCGCAGGTGAGTATGACACCGCAGGTTCCTCCTGCCGGCGTGATCCTGAAGGCGCAGTTATGGAATATTATGCTGGTGTCTGCTAACGACCGCCCACTGAACGTACGCATCAGTTTACGTCTGCTGGATGCACAGACCAGCCAGCCCATGCTTACCGGAATAACCCGTAACCTCATCGTCTCAAAAGGCGCGAAACAGTTGCAGGTAAATGATGTGATGCCTGTGCAGTATGAATACCTGAGCGCTGTGATAGATCGCAGTGTAAATGGGTTACTGCCGGCTGGTAATTACCTCGCCTGTTATACCCTGATGGTGGAAGGAGATAAAGGAAACACCTACCGGGAAGATTGCATCCCTGTTACCATAGAACCTGTAAGCCCTCCACTGCTCAATATGCCCGCCAATCAGAGTGAGCTGGAAACAAAACAACCACAGTTCACCTGGATACCACCTGCCCCCGCCGGGATGTTCAATAACCTGAATTATGAAATGCGTGTAGCGGAAATACGGGAAGGGCAATCGGCAGCAGAGGCAGTACAACAGAATATTCCTGTGTTCCGTGTGAACAGGCAGCGGGAAATGTATCTGAACTATCCTGCCGGCGCTGCAAAACTTGATACCGGTAAGAATTATGCCTGGACGGTGATTGCAAAGAACGGAGAGCTGTTTGCTGCGCAGGCGGAGGTATGGACCTTCAGGATTAAAGCGCTTCAACATGTAGTTAGCCGTAATAATGATGTGTATACCCAACTGCGTAAGTCCCTTGACGGACGGGTTGTTTATGCTTCCGGACCTCTGCAGCTGGCATATGTGAACGAAACAGCGGATAGCACTGTGCAGTATGAACTCATAGCGTTGGAAGACCAGAATAAAGTATTGCACAACGGGGACCTGCGCGTGAAGAGAGGCAATAACTTCCTGGATGTGCCGCTGGGGAAACGCAACAAGTTTACAGAAGGCAAAAGCTACCTGTTCAGGTTGCGTAACGGCCGGCAGGAATACTGGCAATTGAAATTCATTTATACCCGCGGAAAATAACCTTATACCTAAAATAATTGAGTAATGATATTGGCTTTTGCTGAAAAGTGGAAAAAGACATTTGCATGCCTGATGCTGGGGCTTATCTACTTTGAGATAGTAGTACCTCCGCAGGTTTTTGCCCATGGGCGTGGCGGTGGAAGGTATGCCATACGCAATAGGGTGCCTGTGTTTGTGGCGCCGGTGTATACCCCGGCGCCTGTTGCGGCAAAAAAAGTGGTGGTTGCTCCTAAAGTAACAATGCCAGCCAAAGCAGCCAGGGCTCCTTTCAATGGAGGACCTACGCAGCCAGAGTCACAGGATTTTCACTCCATAAACGGAGATGATATGGTGAACCTTTTCACAGGAGACTTTACTTATAAAGTTCCTTTGCTGGACGTAGGTGGCTATCCTCTGGCCATCGGTTATAACGGTGGTCCTGATATGGCCCAGGAGGCCAGCTGGGTGGGACTTGGATGGAATATCAATCCCGGTAGTATTACACGAAACATGCGTGGTTTACCAGATGATTTTAACGGAAGAGATTCTGTGACAAAAACAACTTCTGTTAAAGAGAATAAAACGATCGGCGCTTCCGGTGGTGTGGATGTGGAATTGATAGGTTTACCTATTACGATTGGTGCCAGTGCCGGATTATTTCATAATACCTATCGTGGATGGGGAATTGAGAGCGGGGTGAATGCAAGCCTGAATGTCGGAGAGAAAGCTTCCGGGCCTCTGAGCGGCGGACTTTCTCTTAATAACAACTCCCAGGAAGGATTTACTGTTTCTCCTAATCTCTCGTTGAAATTATTCAGTGCATCTTCTAAGGACAAAGGTTCTGTAGACGGGAGTGTTTCCATGGGGCTATCCTATAACTCACGTTCCGGCTTGAAAGCGCTGCAGTTCTCCAGTGGCGTGAAAATGTACCGCTCCACAAAAAACCGGCAGATAAAGGAAAGTATTGATGCATCCCAGGAACAACGGGAAATGAGGGCGCTTCCCGGACAAATAGGCTCTTCTGCCTACCGGACAAGTAATATTTCTTTCAATACGCCGGCCTTCACGCCGTCTATGGACCTGCCATATACTTCCCGGAATTTTACCGCTACAGTGAAACTGGGGCTGGAGTATATGACAGTACACCCTAGTATCTCTATCACCGGCTATGTATCCAAACAATATATTGCCAAAGAGGACCAGGTAAGGCATTTCCCTGCCTATGGTTACCTGAACTTTGGCAGCGGAAAAGCCAACCCTGCAGGCCTGCTGGACTATAACAGGGAAAAAGAGATCCCTTACAGGGAAAAGCCGGATTTCCCCAATATTGCCATTCCTTCTTATACTTATGATGTATTCTCCATTTCAGGAGAAGGAACGGGAGGAATGTTCCGTGCATACCGCAGCGACATTGGCTACGTGCATGATCACAGCATGCGGACCAAGGATCAGAGCCAGAGTGCAAGTCTGGACTTGGGTTTCGGTAACCTGTTCCACGTTGGCGCCAACTTCGCGGAAACAAGAGCGTTTACGCAAACTGGCCCCTGGCAGCAAAACAATTCACTCAGCAATACAGTTGCATTTACAGAATCAGACAAGGATTATGAAGCGGTTTATTTCCGCAATCCCGGAGAGATGGCCATCAATTCAGGCGCCTATTATAAAACCATTGGTGGTGCAGATCTTGTAGTGCCCAAAATCGTGCAATCAGGGAGGAACTCCCCGAATATGCAGGCCACCAACTTTCTGAGCAGGTATAAAGGAGAAGTAAAACAGGATGAGATCCAACTCACCGCAGCCAATGCTGTAAAAAAAGAACGTGACAAAAGGTCCCAGGTGATCACACACCTTACGGCGGAAGAAGCAGACATTACCGGGTTCCCCAGGTTCATTGAGAACTATAGCATGAATAAATTTTCGGCGCAGCAATGCGAAGAGGAGATACCGGATGATATAGACCAGGACACTACAGGGTTCAGAGCGGAATATTTTTTCAGAAATAAAGATCTGAAGGGGCAGGTTTACCATGCTATTGATACCGCCGTGAATTACCCTAACCTGGCAACATATAATTATGCCACCCAGGCAAGGTGGAATTTCATGACCAACGGAAGCACTAACTTCTCTATCCGCTGGAGAGGACGGATCAAGGCGCCGGTAACGGGCGTTTATACCATTACTCTTAACTCCGACGATGGTGTGCGGTTGTTTGTAAATGATAGTGCCATTGTGGATGACTGGACCGTTCATGCCCTGAGAACAACAACCCGCACGCTCAACCTGGAGGAAGGTAAGATCTACAACGTGCGGCTGGAATATTTTCAGAACACAGGCGATGTAGTGATAACTATGAAGTGGCAATGTGGTAATGTGATAGTACAGGCAAAAGATATGTTCATACCCAGCGCTAAGGATGAGTTTGTTGCTATAGAGGACCAATTGGTGAAGGAAAAAAGAGTGAACACTTTCCGGAAATCCAACCATATTTCACAATTGGATGTACTCAACAGCGATGGCCGCCGGTATATTTACGGCCTCCCTGTTTATAACTTGAAACAGAAGGAAGTCACCTTTGCCATACCAAAGGAAAAAGGTAACGCATTGGAAGGCCTTACCTCCTATAATCACGGCAGTGATAACACCACAGATAATATGAACGGGCAAGACCGTTATTTCAGCAGCGAAGAGATACCTGCCTATGCCCATACCTTCCTGCTAACCGGCGTAGTAACGCCTGATTATGTGGATATTACCGGAAATGGTATATCTGATGATGACCCGGGTGATGCCATCAAGTTTAATTATACAAAAATAGCAGGAGCCAAAAATCCTTATACCTGGCGTACGCCGTTTTCAAACAAAGCTAATTACAGTGAAGGTATGAAATCGGATAACCGGGATGATAAAGGCAGCTACATCTATGGGGAAAAAGAATTGTGGTACCTGAATACGATAGAATCAAAGAATATGATCGCCACCTTTACGCTGGAGGACCGTATGGACCTTGCGCCTATATCGGAAAGTGGTGTGATAGATACTTCCAAACACATTGCCAAAAGGTTGAAGGAGATCAACCTGTATACCAAGGCAGATTTTCTGAAGTACAATACAAAAGCAAGGCCGGTAAAAACGGTGCATTTTGAATACTCTTATGAACTCTGCCCGGGCGCAGCATTGCCTGGAAGTAACATTGGCAAACTAACACTAAAGAAGATCTGGTTTTCGTACAACGGCAATAAGAAAGGCATTAAGAATGCATACCAGTTTAATTATAACGCGAAAAACCCCGGATATGACCAGAAATCATTCGACCGCTGGGGTACATATAAGGACCCGGCGCAGAACCCCGGATCAAATGGGCAGAACCTGGTAACAAATGCAGAATTTCCATATGCTATACAGGACAGTGCGGTAGCAGCGTCTAATGCAGCAGCGTGGACGCTGGATTCTATTCAGTTGCCTTCCGGAGGCCGGATGAAGATCACTTATGAAAGCGATGATTATGCATTTGTGCAGAACAGGCGCGCTGCACAGATGAGCCAGGTAGCAGGTTTTTCTTTTGCTGAACCTGCACAGCTGAACCAGCTGAGCAATCAACTGACAGGCAGTAACGGAGATAACCTGTATGTAGCCATTCACGTCAGCGAAAAAGTAAATTCAAAAAGCGAAGTCTATTACAAGTACCTGGAAGGTATTAATAAGCTATACTTCCGCCTGAACGTAAAAATGCCGGACGACAAATGGGGGAACGGACACGAATTTGTATCCGGGTATGCCAACCTGGATAAATCGCAGTTCGGATATTTCAACAATGGTAATACAATATGGGTAAAACTGGTCCCTATGAATAAAGCAGCAGAGGATTGGCAAGGCAATTATAGCCCCATGGCTAAAACAGCTATTTCCTTCCTCAGGCTCAATTTGCCTTCCAAAGCTTTTCCGGGTTCAGACATAGGAGATAACCTGGACTTCCAGGACGGTATTCAGCTCTTGTTTTCCATGGGTGATAATATTGTAAATGCTTTCCGTTCTTTTGATGAAACTGCCCGGAGCAATAAATGGGCGAGAGAAGTAGATCTGTCCCGTTCTTCTGTGCGATTACATAGTCCTGGGCTGAAAAAATACGGCGGCGGGCTGCGGGTGAAGCGGATCACCATTTATGATCATTGGAATGCAATGACGAAGCAGAAAGAATCAATATATGGAACTGAATATAGCTATACGACTACCCGGATGATCAATGGGAAGCCGAAAGTGATCAGCAGTGGAGTGGCAGAATATGAACCGATGTTAGGTGGTGAGGAGAATTCAATGAAAGAACCGCTGGAATATGTGCAGCAAATGGGCCCCCTCGCGCCGGTAAGCCTTGGTTATGTGGAAGTGCCGCTGGGTGAAACTTTCTTCCCAGGTGCTTCCGTAGGATACAGCAAAGTGCGTAAACGTTCTATTAATACCACTAAAACGAGATCTGCCACAGGTTATGATGAAACTGCCTTCTATACGGCATATGATTTCCCGATCATTACCGAATATTCCAAGTTTAGCCCCGAAACCAAACTCAGGCATAAACCTAACCTGTTGATGAAGTTGCTGGCCGTTGATGCAAAACATCACCTTGTGCTGAGCCAGGGATTTAAAATAGAGCTAAATGATATGCATGGCAAGCTACGTTATACCGCCAGTTATGCAGAAACAGATAAAGAAAAACCAATCTCCTACTCGGAACACTTTTATCATGTAGATAATCCTAATGCGGTACATAAACACCTGAAGAATAATGTGCTGTCTATGAATGCAAAGGGCGAAATTGATACCACAGCCCTCATAGGCATGGAT includes the following:
- a CDS encoding YciI family protein — translated: MKEFVFIFRNTVDPDQKPSPEQLQAKMNWLGSIAAQNKLADKGNTLSLSLAKTVQSDIVSDGPYTEIKEFILGYMIVKTATMEDAVELAKTNPIIKAGGVVEIRAVL
- a CDS encoding CHRD domain-containing protein; the encoded protein is MRNNHILTITAVSLLTSISCNKDNGSNPDIIFTIPLNTRLENPMPAGRTETGLLTMQLYGNNVLRYSFRVENLASGDQLTMAHFHVGDPVTNGPIIQDFPAFSGTTATGEITLRQSLADSLKNSKNDIYFNVHSTQVPGGLVRGTVNSDIIAAADVAMTGLNEVPPVVTTATGTALIRLTVDRKLYSKVTVTNLPGGETLTMAHIHRGAAGVNGAVLVGLCATAADFGISKMTQLDEAAANAVKTEALYTNVHTNIHPDGIIRGQIR
- a CDS encoding PA14 domain-containing protein, which codes for MILAFAEKWKKTFACLMLGLIYFEIVVPPQVFAHGRGGGRYAIRNRVPVFVAPVYTPAPVAAKKVVVAPKVTMPAKAARAPFNGGPTQPESQDFHSINGDDMVNLFTGDFTYKVPLLDVGGYPLAIGYNGGPDMAQEASWVGLGWNINPGSITRNMRGLPDDFNGRDSVTKTTSVKENKTIGASGGVDVELIGLPITIGASAGLFHNTYRGWGIESGVNASLNVGEKASGPLSGGLSLNNNSQEGFTVSPNLSLKLFSASSKDKGSVDGSVSMGLSYNSRSGLKALQFSSGVKMYRSTKNRQIKESIDASQEQREMRALPGQIGSSAYRTSNISFNTPAFTPSMDLPYTSRNFTATVKLGLEYMTVHPSISITGYVSKQYIAKEDQVRHFPAYGYLNFGSGKANPAGLLDYNREKEIPYREKPDFPNIAIPSYTYDVFSISGEGTGGMFRAYRSDIGYVHDHSMRTKDQSQSASLDLGFGNLFHVGANFAETRAFTQTGPWQQNNSLSNTVAFTESDKDYEAVYFRNPGEMAINSGAYYKTIGGADLVVPKIVQSGRNSPNMQATNFLSRYKGEVKQDEIQLTAANAVKKERDKRSQVITHLTAEEADITGFPRFIENYSMNKFSAQQCEEEIPDDIDQDTTGFRAEYFFRNKDLKGQVYHAIDTAVNYPNLATYNYATQARWNFMTNGSTNFSIRWRGRIKAPVTGVYTITLNSDDGVRLFVNDSAIVDDWTVHALRTTTRTLNLEEGKIYNVRLEYFQNTGDVVITMKWQCGNVIVQAKDMFIPSAKDEFVAIEDQLVKEKRVNTFRKSNHISQLDVLNSDGRRYIYGLPVYNLKQKEVTFAIPKEKGNALEGLTSYNHGSDNTTDNMNGQDRYFSSEEIPAYAHTFLLTGVVTPDYVDITGNGISDDDPGDAIKFNYTKIAGAKNPYTWRTPFSNKANYSEGMKSDNRDDKGSYIYGEKELWYLNTIESKNMIATFTLEDRMDLAPISESGVIDTSKHIAKRLKEINLYTKADFLKYNTKARPVKTVHFEYSYELCPGAALPGSNIGKLTLKKIWFSYNGNKKGIKNAYQFNYNAKNPGYDQKSFDRWGTYKDPAQNPGSNGQNLVTNAEFPYAIQDSAVAASNAAAWTLDSIQLPSGGRMKITYESDDYAFVQNRRAAQMSQVAGFSFAEPAQLNQLSNQLTGSNGDNLYVAIHVSEKVNSKSEVYYKYLEGINKLYFRLNVKMPDDKWGNGHEFVSGYANLDKSQFGYFNNGNTIWVKLVPMNKAAEDWQGNYSPMAKTAISFLRLNLPSKAFPGSDIGDNLDFQDGIQLLFSMGDNIVNAFRSFDETARSNKWAREVDLSRSSVRLHSPGLKKYGGGLRVKRITIYDHWNAMTKQKESIYGTEYSYTTTRMINGKPKVISSGVAEYEPMLGGEENSMKEPLEYVQQMGPLAPVSLGYVEVPLGETFFPGASVGYSKVRKRSINTTKTRSATGYDETAFYTAYDFPIITEYSKFSPETKLRHKPNLLMKLLAVDAKHHLVLSQGFKIELNDMHGKLRYTASYAETDKEKPISYSEHFYHVDNPNAVHKHLKNNVLSMNAKGEIDTTALIGMDIELMMDMREQITISNGVDINVNVDAFTTVLPPIISIPSFAVFPQRQENKFRSIAAVKVVNRHGIVDSIVTVEKGSKVLMRNMLYDGETGDVLLTATQNEFNDTIYQFNYPSGWMYDGMSGAYKNINTLLKGVNIREGRIITSLGTATPATYFSSGDEILIYSRNKVSGVNCTPALATWRSSKKIWAVDANALSGAAPEIFFMDQDGAPFTGDDVIMKVVRSGRKNISASVGSVTMMGNPLVMNAGKLELKIDQTSRIINASVIEYKQNWQVEDRRKEKITCDF